A portion of the Geminocystis sp. M7585_C2015_104 genome contains these proteins:
- a CDS encoding RNA chaperone Hfq codes for MTVFNTGLPSVRLIQSLIKNQTPVEVVLLNNKTFEGVIRWQDDNCLAIFTVNQEKVLVWTHAIAYMRHR; via the coding sequence ATGACTGTCTTTAACACCGGCTTACCCAGTGTACGACTAATTCAGTCTCTCATCAAAAATCAAACCCCCGTGGAGGTTGTCTTGCTCAACAACAAGACTTTCGAGGGGGTTATCCGTTGGCAGGATGACAATTGTCTGGCAATATTTACTGTGAATCAGGAAAAGGTTTTGGTGTGGACTCACGCTATTGCCTATATGAGACACCGATAG
- a CDS encoding dihydroorotase produces the protein MSSRKLLQQVRILDPNTQIEQVGDILIEDGIIQEISPKVDLSAEDSEGSIEIIDGTGLVVAPALVDIFCSSGTPGYEERETLESLAAAARAGGVSRVAILPDTNPPVDNPNTVTWLKKQTDSLPLRCYIWGALTDSLGGKNIAQLADLASAGVVGFTDNRPHDNLQLVRRLLEYGRMFQLPIALSPTQLHLRGDGVARESRTSVRLGLTGSPFIAETVAIASLLEIVSFTGTPIHLMRISTQKGVELIRRAKEENLPVTASVNWHHLLLNIEVVASYDPNLRFEPPLGTEDDRLALIEGVKSGIIDAIAIDHTPYTIEEKNVGFAAAPPGAIGLELALPLLWQNLVDTGYLSAIQLWRALSVNPLRCLNQKPVKLARGEEAELVIFSPQSRWQVTASSLKSLSSNTYWLDKEIKGRVIALLSCSKNP, from the coding sequence GTGAGTAGTAGAAAACTGTTACAACAGGTCCGAATTTTAGATCCCAATACACAAATCGAGCAAGTCGGGGATATTCTTATTGAAGATGGTATTATTCAGGAAATTAGCCCAAAAGTCGACCTTTCTGCTGAGGATTCTGAGGGCTCAATAGAAATCATTGATGGCACTGGTTTGGTTGTAGCACCCGCGTTGGTTGACATATTCTGTAGCAGTGGCACTCCGGGTTACGAAGAGAGGGAAACACTAGAAAGTTTAGCTGCGGCGGCGAGGGCGGGAGGGGTGTCAAGGGTAGCCATTCTTCCTGACACCAATCCCCCTGTGGATAATCCTAATACGGTAACCTGGTTAAAAAAACAAACTGATTCTCTTCCCCTTCGCTGTTATATTTGGGGCGCCCTCACAGACAGTCTTGGGGGGAAGAATATTGCCCAATTGGCAGATTTGGCCTCTGCGGGGGTGGTGGGTTTTACTGACAACCGCCCTCATGATAATCTTCAGCTGGTCAGAAGGTTGTTAGAATATGGACGTATGTTTCAATTGCCCATAGCCTTGTCTCCTACCCAGCTACATTTACGAGGGGATGGAGTAGCCAGAGAGAGTCGCACTTCTGTACGTTTGGGTCTTACAGGTAGCCCCTTCATTGCAGAAACAGTAGCCATTGCTTCCCTATTAGAGATTGTATCCTTTACTGGAACCCCCATTCATCTGATGCGTATTTCCACTCAAAAGGGGGTGGAGTTGATAAGACGCGCCAAGGAGGAGAATTTGCCTGTTACTGCCAGTGTAAATTGGCATCACCTGCTGCTTAACATAGAAGTAGTAGCTAGTTATGATCCTAACCTACGTTTTGAGCCACCGCTGGGCACAGAAGACGATCGTCTAGCTCTAATAGAGGGGGTAAAATCTGGTATTATCGACGCTATTGCCATTGACCACACCCCCTATACTATTGAGGAGAAGAATGTAGGTTTTGCGGCTGCCCCCCCCGGTGCCATTGGTTTAGAATTAGCGTTACCATTGTTGTGGCAGAATCTAGTAGACACCGGCTATTTGTCGGCTATACAATTATGGCGAGCCTTGTCTGTTAATCCTCTTCGCTGTTTAAACCAAAAGCCGGTGAAGTTAGCTAGGGGAGAGGAAGCAGAGTTAGTTATTTTCTCTCCCCAATCCCGATGGCAAGTTACTGCCTCCTCTTTAAAATCCCTTTCTTCTAACACCTATTGGTTAGACAAGGAAATCAAGGGGAGGGTTATTGCCCTGTTGTCCTGTAGCAAAAACCCATAA
- the ftsH2 gene encoding ATP-dependent zinc metalloprotease FtsH2, which yields MKSSWRTLLLWAIPLLVVGFFLWQGSFVVNMGSGINTASTRMTYGRFLEYLEKGKVSSVDLYDNGRTAIVEAIDPELHQVQRLRVDLPGATPELIEKLKESGVTFDYHPARNDGAIWGLLGNLLFPMLLIGSLFLLFRRSSNIPGSPGQAMNFGKSRARFMMEAKTGVTFDDVAGIDEAKEELQEIVTFLKQPEKFTAVGAKIPKGVLLVGPPGTGKTLLAKAIAGEAGVPFFSISGSEFVEMFVGVGASRVRDLFRKAKENAPCLIFIDEIDAVGRQRGAGIGGGNDEREQTLNQLLTEMDGFEGNTGIIVIAATNRVDVLDAALLRPGRFDRQVIVDPPDFKGRVAILEVHARNKKLSPEVSLEAIARRTPGFSGADLANLLNEAAILTARRRKPEITMLEIDDAIDRVVAGMEGTPLVDSKSKRLIAYHEVGHAIVGTLLKDHDPVQKVTLIPRGRAQGLTWFMPGEEQNMLTKAQLMARIAGAMGGRAAEEEVFGYDEVTTGAAGDIQQATELARQMVTRFGMSELGPLSLEVGGEIFLGAGWMSRAEYSEEVAAYIDEQIRKIVEHGHQVARQIIRDNREVIDRLVDLLIEKETIDGEEFRQIVAEYTEVPEKERFVPQ from the coding sequence ATGAAATCATCTTGGCGAACACTCCTCCTGTGGGCTATACCTCTTTTGGTGGTAGGCTTTTTCTTGTGGCAGGGGAGTTTTGTGGTTAACATGGGCAGTGGCATTAACACTGCTAGCACCCGTATGACCTATGGTCGCTTTTTGGAATACCTGGAAAAGGGGAAAGTTAGCAGTGTTGACCTATATGACAACGGTCGTACAGCTATTGTGGAAGCTATTGATCCTGAATTGCATCAAGTCCAACGGCTGAGAGTGGATCTGCCCGGGGCTACCCCTGAATTAATTGAAAAGTTGAAGGAGTCAGGAGTGACCTTTGATTACCACCCGGCGCGCAATGACGGGGCAATTTGGGGGCTTTTGGGCAATTTACTATTCCCCATGTTACTCATTGGCTCCCTGTTTTTGCTGTTCCGTCGTTCTAGCAATATACCAGGAAGTCCGGGACAAGCCATGAATTTTGGCAAATCCCGTGCTCGTTTCATGATGGAGGCGAAAACGGGGGTTACCTTTGACGATGTGGCTGGAATTGACGAGGCAAAGGAAGAGTTACAGGAGATTGTCACCTTCTTGAAGCAACCAGAAAAATTCACCGCCGTGGGGGCAAAAATACCTAAGGGGGTATTATTAGTAGGACCTCCCGGTACAGGTAAAACCCTACTGGCTAAGGCTATTGCTGGCGAGGCGGGGGTTCCCTTTTTCAGCATTTCTGGTTCGGAATTTGTGGAAATGTTTGTAGGGGTAGGGGCCTCCAGGGTGCGTGACTTGTTCAGGAAAGCCAAGGAGAATGCTCCCTGTCTCATTTTCATCGACGAGATTGACGCCGTTGGCAGACAGAGGGGAGCCGGTATTGGTGGGGGTAATGACGAAAGGGAACAAACCCTCAACCAGTTGCTGACGGAAATGGACGGTTTTGAGGGCAATACGGGGATTATTGTCATTGCTGCCACCAACCGGGTAGACGTGTTAGACGCCGCCTTGCTACGTCCTGGCCGGTTTGACCGTCAGGTAATAGTAGATCCACCGGATTTTAAGGGCAGAGTGGCAATTTTAGAAGTTCATGCCCGCAACAAGAAATTATCTCCCGAGGTGTCTTTAGAGGCTATTGCTCGTCGCACTCCCGGTTTCAGTGGGGCTGACTTGGCTAACCTCCTCAACGAGGCTGCTATTTTGACTGCCCGTCGTCGCAAACCGGAAATTACCATGTTGGAGATTGATGATGCCATTGACAGGGTGGTAGCGGGGATGGAGGGCACCCCCTTGGTAGACAGCAAGAGTAAACGTCTTATCGCCTACCATGAGGTGGGACATGCTATCGTGGGCACTCTCCTCAAAGATCACGATCCAGTACAAAAGGTAACACTGATTCCTCGTGGCCGCGCCCAGGGTTTGACTTGGTTCATGCCCGGAGAGGAACAGAACATGCTCACCAAGGCGCAACTCATGGCCCGTATTGCCGGTGCTATGGGCGGTCGTGCTGCCGAGGAGGAAGTGTTTGGCTATGACGAGGTTACCACAGGAGCTGCGGGAGATATACAACAGGCTACAGAACTGGCGCGACAGATGGTAACCCGTTTCGGGATGAGTGAACTAGGACCTCTTTCTCTAGAGGTAGGGGGCGAAATCTTCCTAGGTGCGGGTTGGATGAGTCGGGCGGAGTATTCTGAAGAGGTAGCGGCCTACATTGACGAGCAAATCAGGAAAATTGTCGAACACGGCCATCAGGTAGCCCGTCAGATTATCCGCGACAACCGGGAGGTTATTGATCGCCTGGTGGACCTGTTGATTGAAAAAGAAACCATTGACGGGGAGGAATTCCGGCAAATTGTAGCCGAGTACACCGAAGTGCCAGAAAAAGAGAGATTCGTACCACAGTGA
- the gatC gene encoding Asp-tRNA(Asn)/Glu-tRNA(Gln) amidotransferase subunit GatC, whose amino-acid sequence MSLSEAEVRKVANLARLQLTEAEEKQFARQLSDILDYFQQLQELDTEGVEPTTRAIEVSNVTREDLHIPYGNREELLNLAPIREDEFFQVPKILT is encoded by the coding sequence ATGAGTCTAAGTGAGGCAGAAGTAAGAAAAGTAGCCAATTTAGCCCGTCTACAGCTAACAGAGGCAGAAGAAAAACAATTTGCCCGACAGTTGAGTGATATTCTCGACTACTTCCAACAATTACAGGAATTGGACACGGAAGGGGTCGAACCAACCACCAGGGCAATCGAAGTAAGTAATGTCACCCGTGAGGACCTCCACATCCCCTACGGAAACAGAGAAGAACTGCTCAATTTAGCCCCCATAAGGGAGGACGAATTCTTCCAAGTGCCCAAGATCCTCACCTAG
- a CDS encoding diaminopimelate epimerase, whose amino-acid sequence MTLKFSKYHGLGNDFILIDNRHQSQLLISPEEVVRLCERHFGVGADGVILVLQGQDGCDYTMRIFNADGSEAEMCGNGIRCFARFVSELEGKEEVGRTYRIKTLAGVISPTLMGNGQVKVDMGQPQLEAEKIPTTLGERGKPVVSVPLVVTHQEYSVTCVSMGNPHCVIFVDDLLTIRLEEIGPLLETHPAFPQKTNVEFVQPVNANHLKMRVWERGAGITLACGTGACATLVAGVLNNLCNRTATVELPGGSLQIEWNPQDNHVYMTGPATKVFSGEIT is encoded by the coding sequence ATGACACTGAAGTTTAGCAAATATCACGGCTTGGGCAATGATTTTATTTTGATTGATAATCGTCACCAGTCCCAATTATTAATATCCCCCGAGGAGGTAGTAAGACTGTGTGAGCGGCATTTTGGTGTAGGGGCTGACGGAGTGATTCTGGTGCTACAGGGGCAGGATGGTTGTGATTATACTATGAGAATCTTCAATGCTGACGGCTCAGAAGCCGAGATGTGTGGCAATGGGATTCGTTGTTTTGCCAGATTTGTCAGCGAATTGGAAGGCAAAGAAGAAGTGGGTAGGACTTATCGGATCAAAACCCTAGCTGGTGTCATTTCTCCCACCCTTATGGGAAATGGACAGGTGAAAGTAGACATGGGCCAACCTCAATTAGAGGCAGAGAAAATTCCCACCACCCTTGGCGAGAGGGGGAAACCAGTGGTGAGTGTCCCCCTAGTTGTAACCCATCAGGAATACTCCGTCACCTGTGTTAGTATGGGTAATCCTCACTGTGTTATTTTTGTAGATGATTTACTTACAATAAGACTAGAAGAAATCGGCCCCCTGTTGGAAACCCATCCTGCCTTCCCTCAAAAAACTAACGTAGAATTCGTCCAGCCAGTAAACGCCAACCACCTGAAAATGCGAGTTTGGGAAAGAGGCGCCGGAATCACCCTTGCCTGTGGCACTGGCGCTTGTGCCACCCTGGTGGCTGGCGTGTTAAATAACCTATGTAACCGGACAGCTACAGTTGAGTTACCGGGAGGTTCCTTGCAGATAGAATGGAATCCCCAAGACAATCATGTGTACATGACTGGCCCCGCTACAAAGGTATTTTCCGGAGAAATAACCTAA
- the rseP gene encoding RIP metalloprotease RseP, whose amino-acid sequence MSVLAAIAVLGILIVVHELGHFGAARLQGIHVNRFSIGFGPALFKYKGEETEYAIRAFPLGGYVAFPDDDPDSGIPADDPDLLRNRPIVDRVIVISAGVVANLIFAYFLLVGHVAINGIQEINYQQGVLIPQILDQPNSAAIAAGLQSGDVVLAVNNKPLPPQQEGMEKLRTIIQQSPNQTLQFTVKRGDEILYIPVTPTPGDKGEGRIGVMLAPNGEVVRRPARSFFEVLTTAADQFQNYTELTLNGFRQLLTNFQENANQLAGPVAIVAVGAELARDDLNSLLQFGALISINLAIINILPLPALDGGQLLFLLLEAIRGKPLPNKIQEGIVQTGLALLLGLGFFLILRDTANLAFVQKFLAN is encoded by the coding sequence ATGTCAGTTTTGGCGGCGATTGCTGTTTTGGGGATTCTAATTGTGGTGCACGAGTTGGGACACTTTGGGGCGGCGAGACTACAGGGGATTCACGTGAATAGGTTTTCCATTGGTTTTGGGCCTGCCCTTTTCAAGTATAAGGGCGAGGAGACAGAATATGCCATAAGGGCTTTTCCTTTGGGGGGATATGTAGCCTTCCCCGACGATGATCCAGATAGCGGGATTCCCGCCGATGACCCGGATTTACTGCGCAATCGCCCTATTGTGGACAGGGTTATTGTTATTAGTGCCGGGGTTGTTGCTAATCTGATTTTTGCTTATTTTCTCCTGGTGGGGCACGTAGCCATCAATGGCATACAGGAAATCAACTACCAGCAGGGAGTCTTAATACCACAAATCCTAGACCAACCTAACTCTGCCGCCATCGCCGCCGGTTTGCAAAGCGGGGATGTTGTCTTGGCTGTTAACAATAAACCTCTTCCCCCGCAACAAGAAGGAATGGAGAAGTTAAGGACAATCATCCAACAGTCTCCCAACCAAACCCTCCAGTTTACCGTCAAGAGAGGGGACGAGATTCTTTATATTCCTGTCACCCCCACCCCTGGCGACAAGGGGGAGGGAAGAATCGGTGTCATGTTGGCCCCCAACGGCGAGGTGGTCAGACGCCCCGCCCGTAGTTTTTTTGAAGTTTTAACCACTGCAGCTGACCAATTTCAAAACTATACTGAGCTGACTCTCAATGGTTTTAGACAGCTACTCACTAATTTTCAAGAGAATGCCAACCAACTAGCAGGTCCTGTTGCCATTGTGGCAGTTGGCGCCGAGCTGGCCAGGGATGATTTAAACAGTCTTTTGCAGTTTGGAGCCCTTATTAGTATAAATCTTGCCATTATTAACATTCTGCCCCTTCCAGCCCTTGATGGAGGACAACTGTTGTTTCTTCTGTTGGAAGCCATTAGAGGCAAACCTCTCCCCAACAAGATACAAGAGGGGATTGTGCAAACTGGGCTAGCACTTTTGTTGGGGTTAGGATTTTTCTTGATCCTAAGAGACACTGCCAATTTGGCTTTTGTGCAAAAATTCTTGGCCAACTAA
- the mutT gene encoding 8-oxo-dGTP diphosphatase MutT produces the protein MTMPHKRIGVAVIVNDGKVLIDRRLPRGEMANLWEFPGGKIEAGETAEECIVREIQEELGVVVRVNRFLTEITHSYPSFVVTLYVYLCEIVTGTPQPLQCAEIAWVRVPQLHEFEFPPANLPIICLLQKQFS, from the coding sequence ATGACTATGCCTCACAAACGAATTGGAGTGGCGGTTATCGTCAATGACGGGAAGGTTTTGATTGACAGACGTTTGCCTAGAGGGGAAATGGCTAATCTGTGGGAGTTTCCCGGCGGCAAGATAGAGGCGGGGGAGACAGCAGAGGAGTGTATTGTGAGGGAAATCCAAGAGGAGTTGGGGGTTGTTGTCAGGGTGAATCGATTTCTGACAGAAATTACCCACTCCTACCCCTCTTTTGTCGTTACCCTCTATGTCTACCTATGTGAGATTGTCACTGGCACCCCCCAACCGCTACAATGTGCTGAAATAGCCTGGGTAAGAGTGCCACAACTACATGAGTTTGAGTTTCCCCCCGCCAATCTTCCCATTATCTGCCTTCTGCAAAAACAGTTTTCCTGA
- a CDS encoding DUF1830 domain-containing protein: MAQILDPVPNNGGKSILCCYVNATSRIQVVRITNIKNWYFERVVFPGQRLIFEALPEAVLEVHTGMMASAVLSDKIPCSTLSIEEQQEETSSEREKVLTS; this comes from the coding sequence ATGGCACAAATACTAGACCCAGTCCCAAACAACGGTGGTAAGAGTATCCTCTGCTGTTACGTCAATGCCACCAGCAGGATCCAGGTGGTGAGAATAACTAACATCAAAAATTGGTATTTTGAAAGGGTAGTATTTCCAGGACAAAGACTGATTTTTGAGGCTTTACCAGAGGCTGTTTTAGAGGTTCACACTGGTATGATGGCCAGTGCAGTCCTCTCTGACAAAATTCCCTGTAGTACGCTCTCTATAGAAGAACAACAAGAAGAGACATCCTCCGAAAGGGAAAAAGTACTAACTTCTTAA
- a CDS encoding photosystem I assembly protein Ycf3: MPRTQKNANFIDKTFTIMADILLKILPIDAKAKAAFVYYRDGMSAQAEGEYAEALENYYEALKLEDDPIDRSEILYNIGLIHASNGKLEEALDYYHQCIALNPRKASAFNNIAVIYHFQGEKLKQMGKEDEAEAMFDKAAEYWKQAIRLAPNNYLEAQNWLKTTGRADIDLLL; this comes from the coding sequence ATGCCCAGGACTCAGAAAAACGCTAACTTTATAGACAAAACCTTTACAATAATGGCAGATATTCTCCTCAAAATTCTCCCTATTGATGCCAAAGCAAAAGCGGCCTTCGTCTACTATCGAGATGGCATGTCAGCTCAAGCAGAAGGAGAATACGCCGAAGCCCTGGAAAACTACTATGAAGCCCTCAAATTGGAAGACGATCCCATTGACCGCAGTGAGATCCTATACAATATTGGTCTGATCCATGCCAGTAATGGGAAACTAGAAGAAGCCTTGGACTACTACCATCAGTGTATAGCCCTAAACCCCCGTAAAGCCTCCGCCTTCAACAACATTGCCGTGATATACCACTTCCAGGGGGAAAAACTCAAACAGATGGGCAAAGAAGACGAGGCAGAGGCCATGTTTGACAAGGCGGCAGAGTACTGGAAACAGGCCATTCGCCTAGCCCCAAACAACTATCTGGAGGCTCAAAACTGGCTGAAAACCACCGGTAGAGCCGACATTGACCTACTATTATAG